A single region of the Gemmatimonadota bacterium genome encodes:
- a CDS encoding M23 family metallopeptidase yields the protein MERIATTLLAAFIGLGFAGERTAVDSVDPTISVPARPIAVRGDDGRVHLSYELHVTDFDPNELRISRIEVLDGAGQNIGEFDEGALQGILHAFEIDYDRSLHYDSLGRAHAFHYAGGRGAVAYLWITVSDYSDVPARIEHRLTFSGPGGEETPEATIVTGGGMDVGVGHLAVLGGPPLRGGDWLAGQGPGMTPSAHRLSLIRLDGRLSIAARFAIDYVRLDEDGRRHTRDGDRNEDYHGYGADVLAIDDGVVAFATDGIPENTPGGARAVPLEIGTLGGNSVVLDIGAGLYAHYGHLQPGLDVKPGDHVRQGDVIGRLGNSGNSNEPHLHFQVSDSRSPYAVVGEGLPYVHRDFWWIGRCSDGTPVECERSGEDRKNNAIPLQNSVIRFPDQPPR from the coding sequence ATGGAACGGATAGCCACGACTCTGCTGGCCGCGTTCATCGGTCTCGGGTTCGCCGGGGAGCGGACGGCGGTCGATTCCGTCGACCCGACCATCAGCGTGCCGGCCCGGCCGATCGCGGTCCGCGGCGACGACGGCCGGGTGCACCTTTCCTACGAGCTTCACGTCACCGACTTCGATCCCAACGAGCTCCGCATCAGCCGCATCGAGGTGCTCGACGGAGCGGGCCAAAATATAGGGGAGTTCGACGAAGGCGCCCTGCAAGGTATCCTGCACGCCTTCGAGATAGACTACGACCGCAGCCTGCACTACGACTCGCTCGGCCGCGCACACGCGTTCCACTACGCCGGCGGCAGGGGAGCCGTGGCCTACCTGTGGATCACGGTGAGCGACTACTCGGACGTTCCCGCGCGGATCGAGCATCGACTGACGTTCTCGGGCCCGGGCGGTGAGGAGACCCCCGAGGCCACGATCGTGACCGGCGGCGGCATGGACGTCGGCGTCGGCCACCTGGCCGTCCTCGGCGGGCCCCCGTTGAGGGGCGGCGACTGGCTGGCCGGCCAGGGCCCGGGCATGACCCCGTCCGCTCACAGGCTGTCGCTGATCCGCCTCGACGGCCGCCTCTCCATAGCCGCGCGTTTCGCGATCGACTACGTGCGCCTCGATGAAGATGGGAGAAGGCACACCCGGGACGGCGACCGAAACGAGGACTACCACGGCTACGGGGCCGACGTTCTGGCCATCGACGATGGCGTAGTGGCGTTCGCCACCGACGGAATCCCCGAGAACACCCCCGGCGGCGCGCGCGCGGTCCCGCTCGAGATAGGCACGCTGGGCGGGAACTCCGTCGTGCTGGACATCGGCGCGGGGCTCTACGCCCACTACGGCCACCTGCAGCCCGGGCTCGACGTGAAGCCGGGAGACCACGTCCGCCAGGGCGACGTCATCGGGCGCCTCGGCAACTCCGGCAACTCGAACGAGCCCCATCTGCACTTCCAGGTCAGCGACAGCAGATCACCGTACGCCGTCGTGGGGGAAGGTTTGCCGTACGTGCACAGGGATTTCTGGTGGATCGGAAGGTGCTCCGATGGGACCCCGGTCGAGTGCGAAAGGTCGGGCGAGGACCGTAAGAACAACGCGATCCCGCTGCAGAACAGCGTGATCCGGTTCCCGGACCAGCCGCCGCGGTAG
- a CDS encoding DUF6410 domain-containing protein has product MTTNAHFHIGHDVGPVGRWFRLFVGAYFLVFLVLNPLLVNPMARADLLPFAADVGLSLAAIIAIYLVVFRAIGELVLSKMNPWTGTIVFLGTPTVLLLAGVLPAPTQVALGMYISASLIVTFFMRYGGCEVVALPSVLFRRRYTMYCPYNSIDAVERAVSLDVSTRRGRIATIVSLGIVVFVGGYFFLVETEHLLGIYGVAVDLDNRWAFLLLVPIANLLSGAWTSFLSDTERRGDVRNYLLGAGVLILALIVFLQDGLSDNAVWRWVMVLGGLIVVWELISRAAAALGARRAGSLPAVEVGAGE; this is encoded by the coding sequence GTGACCACAAACGCACACTTTCACATCGGGCACGACGTGGGCCCGGTCGGTCGCTGGTTCCGGCTTTTCGTCGGCGCCTACTTCCTCGTGTTCCTCGTGCTCAATCCCCTCCTCGTCAATCCGATGGCCAGGGCGGATCTTCTTCCGTTCGCGGCCGACGTCGGCCTCAGCCTGGCGGCGATCATCGCCATCTACCTGGTGGTGTTTCGCGCGATCGGGGAGCTCGTGCTGTCCAAAATGAACCCCTGGACCGGCACGATCGTCTTCCTCGGCACGCCGACCGTGCTCCTGCTGGCGGGGGTGCTCCCGGCGCCGACCCAGGTGGCGCTCGGGATGTACATCAGCGCCTCCCTCATCGTCACGTTCTTCATGCGCTACGGCGGCTGTGAGGTCGTGGCCCTGCCGTCGGTGCTGTTCCGCAGGCGCTACACGATGTACTGCCCGTACAATTCGATCGACGCCGTGGAGCGGGCGGTCTCCCTCGACGTCTCCACGCGCCGCGGCAGGATCGCCACCATCGTTTCGCTCGGCATCGTCGTCTTCGTCGGGGGATACTTCTTCCTGGTGGAGACCGAGCATCTGCTCGGCATCTACGGCGTCGCGGTCGATCTCGACAACAGGTGGGCGTTTCTGCTTCTCGTGCCGATCGCCAACCTCCTGAGCGGCGCGTGGACGAGCTTCCTGTCGGACACCGAACGGCGCGGCGACGTGCGCAACTACCTACTCGGCGCGGGCGTGCTGATCCTGGCGCTGATCGTGTTCCTCCAGGACGGCCTTTCGGACAACGCCGTGTGGCGGTGGGTCATGGTACTCGGCGGTCTGATCGTCGTTTGGGAGCTCATCTCGAGGGCGGCGGCGGCGCTGGGCGCTCGCCGCGCGGGCTCCCTCCCGGCGGTGGAGGTCGGGGCCGGAGAGTGA